One window of the Perca fluviatilis chromosome 5, GENO_Pfluv_1.0, whole genome shotgun sequence genome contains the following:
- the LOC120559459 gene encoding protein kinase C-binding protein 1-like isoform X1, with amino-acid sequence MKTTTMETCRVPIDRSSGTRVPLAEEEIKTESDVVEGMNASARSKVPDPPGSVERPVAPQKRKVSSPTHSSNGHSPSDTSPSPLKKKKKPGAVNCHKDQSELRHGPFYYMKQPALTTDPVDVVPQDGRNDFYCWLCHREGQVLCCELCPRVYHAKCLKLPAEPEGDWFCPECEVSRRRRKITVAECIETQSKAMTMLTIDQLSYLLKFALQKIKQPGTEPFQKPVSLEQHPDYAEYIFHPMDLCTLEKTIKKKMYGCTEAFLADMKWILHNCIIYNGGNHKLTATAKVIVKICEHEMNEIEVCPECYLSSCQKRDNWFCEPCSQPHPLVWAKLKGFPFWPAKALREKDGQVDARFFGQHDRAWVPINNCYLMSKEIPFSVKKTKSIFNSAMQEMEVYVENIRKKFGVFNYAPFRTPYTPNNQLQMLLDPANPSAGTVKTEKTDKLRFNFDITASPKMVLSKSSTPSGMSRRVSMTDMPRSPMSTNSSVHTGSDGEQDMEKAGRNPAFHYSTGEESMDCTASPVSGKMGPAGSMAGSPKPFSPSLVPKQERTAGTGGILNLNLDRVKAEMDLKELSETVQQQQQQQQQQQGASAPLPTTKRPIRSLDKTIESCKAQLGIDEISEDVYKGVDHSDSEDSEKSDSSDSEYLSDEEHKPKSSAQDDKEKAERKRPKASAEEENKEGVTGTADKANPEPLLKDKQGSIGPDRDLQDKPRMPQSQPLADNKPKAPEEGRAATATSAAEQDSDSERELVIDLGDEHGGRDSKRAKREPGASAAKTLKEPNVAKLEGKLPSSAAAAPSREAASNRKDSLQPTITAALNLVSTAASSQPSATTATSGSTSAPSPTSTSGSTTSPVPAAVKKQRPLLPKETAQAVQRAVVWNPTKFQTSSQKWHMQKVQRQQQEEQSAAQTPAQSPGQTRSPQQLQSQQQNSSSSTRYQTRQAAKVQKDVPQGTSSSTAAQVTSGSSSSFMSGDLQIPTGSAEVAADIAKYTNKIMDTIKGTMTEIYNDLSKSTSGNTIAEIRRLRIEIEKLQWLHQQELSEMKHNLELTMAEMRQSLEQERERLVAEVKKQMELEKQQAVDETKKKQWCANCRKEAIFYCCWNTSYCDYPCQQAHWPEHMKSCTQSATASQQEPEAESNSDPSLKSSSHSPATQTLPSGAGSISDKSNSPTYLDKSKDSAGVTVT; translated from the exons atgaaaacaacaacaatggaaaCCTGCAGAGTCCCTATTGACAGATCCTCAGGGACCCGGGTGCC TCTGGCTGAGGAGGAGATAAAGACAGAGTCTGATGTGGTAGAGGGGATGAATGCATCTGCACGATCCAAAG TCCCTGATCCACCGGGGTCAGTGGAACGACCAGTGGCACCACAGAAGAGAAAGGTGTCCAGTCCCACCCATTCTTCCAATGGACACTCTCCCTCGGACACCTCCCCGAGCCCTctcaagaaaaagaagaagcctGGGGCCGTCAACTGTCACAAAGACCAG TCAGAGCTAAGACATGGTCCCTTTTACTATATGAAGCAGCCAGCACTCACCACAGACCCTGTTGATGTTGTACCGCAGGACGGCAGGAATGACTTCTACTGCTGGCTGTGCCACCGCGAGGGCCAGGTGCTCTGCTGTGAGCTCTGCCCCAGGGTGTACCACGCCAAGTGCCTCAAACTACCAGCTGAGCCCGAGGGCGACTGGTTCTGTCCAGAGTGTGAGGTATCTCGCAGAagacgt AAAATAACAGTTGCTGAATGCATTGAAACCCAGAGCAAGGCAATGACAATGCTGACAATAGACCAACTCTCCTACTTGCTCAAATTTGCACTCCAAAAGATTAAACAGCCTGGG ACTGAGCCTTTCCAGAAACCTGTGTCTCTGGAACAGCACCCGGATTATGCAGAGTATATATTCCACCCCATGGACCTGTGTACTTTAGAGAag actatcaaaaagaaaatgtatggctGCACTGAAGCCTTTCTTGCTGACATGAAATGGATCTTACACAACTGCATCATCTATAATGGAG GTAATCACAAATTAACAGCAACTGCAAAAGTCATCGTCAAGATTTGTGAACATGAG ATGAACGAGATTGAGGTGTGTCCAGAGTGCTATCTGTCTTCATGCCAAAAAAGGGACAACTGGTTTTGTGAGCCATGT AGTCAACCACACCCCCTGGTCTGGGCTAAGCTAAAGGGCTTTCCCTTCTGGCCAGCAAAAGCACTTCGGGAAAAGGACGGGCAGGTAGACGCACGCTTCTTTGGGCAACATGACAG GGCCTGGGTACCCATAAACAACTGCTACCTCATGTCCAAAGAGATCCCTTTCTCTGTTAAGAAGACAAAGAGCATTTTCAACAGTGCCATGCAAGAGATGGAAGTATATGTGGAAAACATTCGCAAGAAATTTGGGGTCTTCAACTATGCACCCTTCCGCACTCCCTACACACCCAACAACCAGCTACAGATGCTACTGGACCCCGCCAACCCCAGTGCTGGGACagtgaaaacagagaaaacGGATAAACTTCGCTTCAACTTTGATATAACCGCATCTCCTAAGATGGTCCTCAGCAAGAGTTCCACACCCAGCGGCATGAGTCGGAGGGTCTCAATGACAGACATGCCTCGGTCTCCAATGAGCACTAACTCCTCAGTTCACACAGGGTCCGATGGGGAGCAGGATATGGAAAAGGCCGGCAGGAATCCTGCCTTCCACTACAGCACTGGAGAGGAATCAATGGACTGTACTG CATCTCCTGTCTCTGGGAAGATGGGTCCCGCAGGTAGTATGGCAGGCAGCCCGAAACCCTTTAGCCCTAGTCTGGTGCCCAAGCAGGAGAGGACTGCAGGCACTGGCGGCATACTCAATCTCAACCTGG ATCGGGTGAAGGCTGAGATGGATCTGAAGGAGCTGAGTGAGACcgtgcaacaacaacagcagcaacagcagcaacaacaaggAGCGTCGGCTCCCCTCCCCACCACAAAGAGACCCATCAGGAGTCTGGACAAGACTATTGAGAGCTGCAAAGCACAGCTTG GAATAGATGAGATCTCTGAAGATGTGTATAAAGGAGTGGATCACAGCGACTCTGAGGACTCTGAGAAATCTGACTCAAGTGACAGCGAGTATCTCAGCGACGAGGAACACAAGCCAAAGAGCTCCGCCCAGGACGACAAGGAaaaagcagagagaaaaaggcCCAAAGCAAGCGCGGAGGAAGAGAATAAGGAGGGAGTTACAGGGACAGCTGATAAAGCCAACCCTGAACCCCTGCTCAAAGACAAGCAGGGTAGCATTGGCCCAGATAGGGACCTCCAGGACAAGCCCAGAATGCCCCAGTCTCAGCCTCTCGCTGACAACAAACCCAAAGCCCCAGAGGAGGGCAGAGCAGCTACTGCCACATCAGCAGCTGAGCAAGACTCTGATTCTGAAAGAGAGCTGGTGATTGACCTGGGAGATGAACATGGAGGCCGTGACTCAAAAAGAGCAAAAAGAGAGCCAGGGGCTTCTGCTGCCAAAACTCTCAAAGAGCCTAATGTTGCCAAGTTGGAAG gAAAACTGCCTTCATCTGCTGCAGCCGCACCATCACGAGAAGCCGCCTCTAACCGGAAAGACTCTCTGCAACCCACCATCACAGCAGCCCTCAACCTTGTCTCCACTGCAGCTTCTAGTCAGCCCAGTGCCACCACGGCTACCAGCGGTTCAACCAGTGCACCCTCTCCTACCTCCACCTCAGGTTCCACAACATCCCCAGTACCTGCAGCTGTAAAGAAACAGCGCCCTCTACTGCCTAAAGAGACAGCTCAGGCAGTGCAGCGGGCGGTTGTTTGGAATCCAACCAAATTCCAGACGTCCTCTCAGAAGTGGCATATGCAGAAGGTGCAGAGGCAGCAGCAGGAAGAGCAGTCAGCAGCGCAGACACCGGCCCAGAGTCCGGGGCAGACGCGCAGCCCACAGCAGCTGCAGTCACAACAGCAGAACTCCTCCTCAAGTACCCGCTATCAGACCAGACAGGCAGCCAAGG TGCAAAAAGACGTACCTCAGGGTACTTCCTCATCCACAGCTGCCCAGGTCACATCTGGCAGCTCCTCTTCTTTCATGTCAGGAGACTTGCAGATCCCTACAGGCTCAGCAGAGGTGGCTGCAGATATAGCCAAGTACACCAACAAA ATTATGGACACAATTAAAGGGACAATGACTGAAATATACAATGATCTTTCCAAAAGCACATCAGGAAACACAATTGCAGAG ATTCGACGGTTAAGGATAGAGATTGAGAAACTCCAGTGGCTGCATCAACAAGAGTTATCGGAGATGAAACACAATCTCG AACTGACGATGGCAGAGATGAGGCAGAGTCTGGAGCAGGAAAGAGAACGGTTGGTGGCTGAGGTGAAAAAGCAGATGGAGTTGGAAAAGCAGCAGGCAGTGGACGAGACCAAAAAGAAACAGTGGTGCGCTAACTGCAGGAAGGAAGCCATCTTCTACTGCTGCTGGAATACCAGTTACTGTGATTACCCCTGTCAGCAAGCCCACTGGCCAGAACACATGAAGTCCTGCACACAGTCAG
- the LOC120559459 gene encoding protein kinase C-binding protein 1-like isoform X5 has translation MNASARSKVPDPPGSVERPVAPQKRKVSSPTHSSNGHSPSDTSPSPLKKKKKPGAVNCHKDQSELRHGPFYYMKQPALTTDPVDVVPQDGRNDFYCWLCHREGQVLCCELCPRVYHAKCLKLPAEPEGDWFCPECEVSRRRRKITVAECIETQSKAMTMLTIDQLSYLLKFALQKIKQPGTEPFQKPVSLEQHPDYAEYIFHPMDLCTLEKTIKKKMYGCTEAFLADMKWILHNCIIYNGGNHKLTATAKVIVKICEHEMNEIEVCPECYLSSCQKRDNWFCEPCSQPHPLVWAKLKGFPFWPAKALREKDGQVDARFFGQHDRAWVPINNCYLMSKEIPFSVKKTKSIFNSAMQEMEVYVENIRKKFGVFNYAPFRTPYTPNNQLQMLLDPANPSAGTVKTEKTDKLRFNFDITASPKMVLSKSSTPSGMSRRVSMTDMPRSPMSTNSSVHTGSDGEQDMEKAGRNPAFHYSTGEESMDCTASPVSGKMGPAGSMAGSPKPFSPSLVPKQERTAGTGGILNLNLDRVKAEMDLKELSETVQQQQQQQQQQQGASAPLPTTKRPIRSLDKTIESCKAQLGIDEISEDVYKGVDHSDSEDSEKSDSSDSEYLSDEEHKPKSSAQDDKEKAERKRPKASAEEENKEGVTGTADKANPEPLLKDKQGSIGPDRDLQDKPRMPQSQPLADNKPKAPEEGRAATATSAAEQDSDSERELVIDLGDEHGGRDSKRAKREPGASAAKTLKEPNVAKLEGKLPSSAAAAPSREAASNRKDSLQPTITAALNLVSTAASSQPSATTATSGSTSAPSPTSTSGSTTSPVPAAVKKQRPLLPKETAQAVQRAVVWNPTKFQTSSQKWHMQKVQRQQQEEQSAAQTPAQSPGQTRSPQQLQSQQQNSSSSTRYQTRQAAKVQKDVPQGTSSSTAAQVTSGSSSSFMSGDLQIPTGSAEVAADIAKYTNKIMDTIKGTMTEIYNDLSKSTSGNTIAEIRRLRIEIEKLQWLHQQELSEMKHNLELTMAEMRQSLEQERERLVAEVKKQMELEKQQAVDETKKKQWCANCRKEAIFYCCWNTSYCDYPCQQAHWPEHMKSCTQSATASQQEPEAESNSDPSLKSSSHSPATQTLPSGAGSISDKSNSPTYLDKSKDSAGVTVT, from the exons ATGAATGCATCTGCACGATCCAAAG TCCCTGATCCACCGGGGTCAGTGGAACGACCAGTGGCACCACAGAAGAGAAAGGTGTCCAGTCCCACCCATTCTTCCAATGGACACTCTCCCTCGGACACCTCCCCGAGCCCTctcaagaaaaagaagaagcctGGGGCCGTCAACTGTCACAAAGACCAG TCAGAGCTAAGACATGGTCCCTTTTACTATATGAAGCAGCCAGCACTCACCACAGACCCTGTTGATGTTGTACCGCAGGACGGCAGGAATGACTTCTACTGCTGGCTGTGCCACCGCGAGGGCCAGGTGCTCTGCTGTGAGCTCTGCCCCAGGGTGTACCACGCCAAGTGCCTCAAACTACCAGCTGAGCCCGAGGGCGACTGGTTCTGTCCAGAGTGTGAGGTATCTCGCAGAagacgt AAAATAACAGTTGCTGAATGCATTGAAACCCAGAGCAAGGCAATGACAATGCTGACAATAGACCAACTCTCCTACTTGCTCAAATTTGCACTCCAAAAGATTAAACAGCCTGGG ACTGAGCCTTTCCAGAAACCTGTGTCTCTGGAACAGCACCCGGATTATGCAGAGTATATATTCCACCCCATGGACCTGTGTACTTTAGAGAag actatcaaaaagaaaatgtatggctGCACTGAAGCCTTTCTTGCTGACATGAAATGGATCTTACACAACTGCATCATCTATAATGGAG GTAATCACAAATTAACAGCAACTGCAAAAGTCATCGTCAAGATTTGTGAACATGAG ATGAACGAGATTGAGGTGTGTCCAGAGTGCTATCTGTCTTCATGCCAAAAAAGGGACAACTGGTTTTGTGAGCCATGT AGTCAACCACACCCCCTGGTCTGGGCTAAGCTAAAGGGCTTTCCCTTCTGGCCAGCAAAAGCACTTCGGGAAAAGGACGGGCAGGTAGACGCACGCTTCTTTGGGCAACATGACAG GGCCTGGGTACCCATAAACAACTGCTACCTCATGTCCAAAGAGATCCCTTTCTCTGTTAAGAAGACAAAGAGCATTTTCAACAGTGCCATGCAAGAGATGGAAGTATATGTGGAAAACATTCGCAAGAAATTTGGGGTCTTCAACTATGCACCCTTCCGCACTCCCTACACACCCAACAACCAGCTACAGATGCTACTGGACCCCGCCAACCCCAGTGCTGGGACagtgaaaacagagaaaacGGATAAACTTCGCTTCAACTTTGATATAACCGCATCTCCTAAGATGGTCCTCAGCAAGAGTTCCACACCCAGCGGCATGAGTCGGAGGGTCTCAATGACAGACATGCCTCGGTCTCCAATGAGCACTAACTCCTCAGTTCACACAGGGTCCGATGGGGAGCAGGATATGGAAAAGGCCGGCAGGAATCCTGCCTTCCACTACAGCACTGGAGAGGAATCAATGGACTGTACTG CATCTCCTGTCTCTGGGAAGATGGGTCCCGCAGGTAGTATGGCAGGCAGCCCGAAACCCTTTAGCCCTAGTCTGGTGCCCAAGCAGGAGAGGACTGCAGGCACTGGCGGCATACTCAATCTCAACCTGG ATCGGGTGAAGGCTGAGATGGATCTGAAGGAGCTGAGTGAGACcgtgcaacaacaacagcagcaacagcagcaacaacaaggAGCGTCGGCTCCCCTCCCCACCACAAAGAGACCCATCAGGAGTCTGGACAAGACTATTGAGAGCTGCAAAGCACAGCTTG GAATAGATGAGATCTCTGAAGATGTGTATAAAGGAGTGGATCACAGCGACTCTGAGGACTCTGAGAAATCTGACTCAAGTGACAGCGAGTATCTCAGCGACGAGGAACACAAGCCAAAGAGCTCCGCCCAGGACGACAAGGAaaaagcagagagaaaaaggcCCAAAGCAAGCGCGGAGGAAGAGAATAAGGAGGGAGTTACAGGGACAGCTGATAAAGCCAACCCTGAACCCCTGCTCAAAGACAAGCAGGGTAGCATTGGCCCAGATAGGGACCTCCAGGACAAGCCCAGAATGCCCCAGTCTCAGCCTCTCGCTGACAACAAACCCAAAGCCCCAGAGGAGGGCAGAGCAGCTACTGCCACATCAGCAGCTGAGCAAGACTCTGATTCTGAAAGAGAGCTGGTGATTGACCTGGGAGATGAACATGGAGGCCGTGACTCAAAAAGAGCAAAAAGAGAGCCAGGGGCTTCTGCTGCCAAAACTCTCAAAGAGCCTAATGTTGCCAAGTTGGAAG gAAAACTGCCTTCATCTGCTGCAGCCGCACCATCACGAGAAGCCGCCTCTAACCGGAAAGACTCTCTGCAACCCACCATCACAGCAGCCCTCAACCTTGTCTCCACTGCAGCTTCTAGTCAGCCCAGTGCCACCACGGCTACCAGCGGTTCAACCAGTGCACCCTCTCCTACCTCCACCTCAGGTTCCACAACATCCCCAGTACCTGCAGCTGTAAAGAAACAGCGCCCTCTACTGCCTAAAGAGACAGCTCAGGCAGTGCAGCGGGCGGTTGTTTGGAATCCAACCAAATTCCAGACGTCCTCTCAGAAGTGGCATATGCAGAAGGTGCAGAGGCAGCAGCAGGAAGAGCAGTCAGCAGCGCAGACACCGGCCCAGAGTCCGGGGCAGACGCGCAGCCCACAGCAGCTGCAGTCACAACAGCAGAACTCCTCCTCAAGTACCCGCTATCAGACCAGACAGGCAGCCAAGG TGCAAAAAGACGTACCTCAGGGTACTTCCTCATCCACAGCTGCCCAGGTCACATCTGGCAGCTCCTCTTCTTTCATGTCAGGAGACTTGCAGATCCCTACAGGCTCAGCAGAGGTGGCTGCAGATATAGCCAAGTACACCAACAAA ATTATGGACACAATTAAAGGGACAATGACTGAAATATACAATGATCTTTCCAAAAGCACATCAGGAAACACAATTGCAGAG ATTCGACGGTTAAGGATAGAGATTGAGAAACTCCAGTGGCTGCATCAACAAGAGTTATCGGAGATGAAACACAATCTCG AACTGACGATGGCAGAGATGAGGCAGAGTCTGGAGCAGGAAAGAGAACGGTTGGTGGCTGAGGTGAAAAAGCAGATGGAGTTGGAAAAGCAGCAGGCAGTGGACGAGACCAAAAAGAAACAGTGGTGCGCTAACTGCAGGAAGGAAGCCATCTTCTACTGCTGCTGGAATACCAGTTACTGTGATTACCCCTGTCAGCAAGCCCACTGGCCAGAACACATGAAGTCCTGCACACAGTCAG